The Cellulophaga sp. RHA19 genome includes the window TTGTTTTCTACGCAAGGCAGCTTCAAAACGCTCAACTTCTAAATCAGTTTCAGGAATTAATGCAGGTACTTCAGTTGGTTTTCCGGTATCATCAACAGCAACAAAAGTATAAATAGCTTCGTTTGCTTTTGTTTTTTCACCACTAAACCTATCCTCTATCCAAACATCAATAAAAATCTCCATAGAAGTCTTAAAAGCTCTAGAAACAGCAGCTTCTACTGTTACAACACTGCCAACAGGAACAGATCTATTAAAAGCAACATGGTTAACAGATGCCGTTACAACTATACGTCTACTATGTCTACGTGCAGCAATACTAGCAGCTCTATCCATACGAGCTAACAGTTCTCCTCCAAACAAGTTATTTAGCGGATTGGTCTCACTAGGGAGTACCAAATCTGTCATAACTGTTCTACTATCTTTAGGTGTATGCATTTTCTATTTTTTAAATTTTGCGCAAAGATACTGCGCTTTTACTTTAAAAAAGAAAATATTTTACTTTACTGAGAGCAACCAAGCGTCTGAAGATACGCTAGATTTTATTTTATTTAGGTAGTTTATACCCTCGTTAGCATCACTAAAACTAGCATAAGCAACTTGGTGTAAACCATACTTATTAACACCAACATACAATGCGTTGTAGCCTTGTTCTTTTAGCTCTTCTATTTTTCTGTTTGCATTTTTTTGCACTCTAAATGCACCTGCAATAACATAATGCTCTTGTGATGCTGGTTTAGCAATAATATCTAAAGATAAAGAAGGCAATTCTAATGGTGTAGCATCAAAAAATGTAGCTTCCTGTATACTTCTAGATATTTGCTCATTGGCATCTTGCTGTGCAACTTCTTGCATAGCAACGGTAGTATTGTAATAACGTAAACCTGTTAATCCTGTAGAAACTGCCAACAAAGCAATTGCTGCATATTTTAAATAAGGTCTAAACGCACTAGTTTTTCTCTTTTCTGGAGTAATGATAAAAGGCACCTCTTCTTCTAAAGCAACTACTTCCTCTTTTAAAACTTCTCTTGTAATTGGTGATGCTACTACGGTAGACAAACCAAAAGATGTAGTTAGGTAATTTACTTGGTTAGCTGGTATAAACTGAATTTTTTCATCTTCGTTTAAAAACAACTCACCAACAGAAGCAAACTTAATTCTTTGCCCTAATTTTAACATTCTCTTCCAATGCTCAACTTCTTTTGTCAACGCTTCTAAAGCTACTTCGTAGGTAGATTTTTCAGCCGTTGCAATATATGTTATTAACAAGCCATCGTTAGACTTTACTTGTTGGTTAAACGAAACTATCTTAGTAGGTGGCGTAAAGGTATTAGTAGCCTCATCTAATTCAGCAGACTTTTTTTGCGTTAAAAAAGCTCCAAACTCAGGTATTACAACACAGTTGTACCTATATAATAATTCTTCAATATATTGTTCTGTTCGCATTGTGGCAAATATTGTAAAAAATCATCTTGCTTTTAACATTTCACTCAACTTTTTATTAACATTTTAATTGTTGTATTTTGTGCTCAATTATAGAAAGCCTCTAAATGACTACAACAGAATTAATTGCGAATTTAAGATTGCAAAGCATTCCGAATATTGGAAGTGTTACAGCCAAAAAATTAATTGCTCATTGTGGCAGTGCTTCTAAAATTTTTAGTAGCACAAAAGCAGAACTTTTAAAAATTGATGGCATTGGCACCTTAAAATTGAAGAATATTTTTGATACAGCTCATTTAGATGCTGCAGAAGAAGAACTTCAATTTATAGAGAAAAATAATATTGAAACCTTATATTTTACAGATGCAGCGTATCCAGATTACCTAAAACACGCTATAGATGCTCCTATTTTATTATTTAAACGAGGTAATATCGATTTAAAAAACAGAAAAATTATTAGTGTTGTGGGTACTCGTAAAATAACAAGTTACGGCACTGCTTTTTGCGAAAAATTTATAGCAGACATAGCTCCTTTAAATCCAGTTATTGTAAGTGGCTTTGCATACGGAGTAGACATTTGTATACAAAAAGAAGCTGTAAAACACGGGTTACAAACTATTGGCTGTTTGGCACACGGCCTAAACCAAATTTACCCAAAAGTGCACAGCAAATACACAGCTGACATAGAAAAAAACGGTGGCTTTTTAACCGAATTTTGGAGCACTAGTACACCAGAACGCGAGAATTTTTTAAAACGAAATAGAATTATTGCCGGTTTAAGTGAAGCCACAGTGGTTATAGAATCTGCAGAAAAAGGCGGAAGCCTAGTTACCGCAGACATTGCGCATAGCTACAATAGAGATGTTTTTGCAGTACCAGGCAGAACCGAGGACAAGTACAGCTTAGGCTGCAACAATCTAATTAAGCAGCAAAAAGCACATATGATAACTTCTGCGGCAGATGTTGTTTATTTATTAGATTGGGAAACTCAAAAAAATAAAAATCAGAATATACAAAAACAGTTGTTTGTAGAGTTAAGCAATTTGGAGCAACAAATACACTCTTATTTACAAACTGAAGGCAAACAATTGCTAGACACTATTGCTTTAGCATGCAACATTCCTGTTTTTAAAACCTCATCTACGCTATTAAATATGGAAATGAAAGGTGCAATTAGACCACTACCCGGAAAACTGTTTGAAGCCATATAAAAATTAGAAAAACACAAAGCAATTTAAATTTACTTACCTCATTAAAAAAAGACTATTTAGTTTAACACTACATAAATTAAACATATAAAAACCCAAAACAAAGTAGTTTACCTCTTAAAATACTCATTAAAACTACAAAGTAAGGCATTGGGTAATGAGCTCTACTCTAGAGTAGAAACTAATTAGTTTGTTTTTAGTTTTTTCTAAATAGAAATAAACCAGTGAAGAAATACTACTGATTTTGGTTATTTTCGTACAAAAATATAAATCATAAAATGAAAAAATTAGTAATTGCAGCAATAGCTCTTTTTATAAGCACAGCAAGTTTTGCTCAAAAAAAGAAAGACTTAATAAAGGAAGTAGCCGCTTTAAAATCTGAAGCCTCTACCCTAAAAAACGAGTTAAATCAGCTTAAAAAAGCTAAAGAAGTAAACCTAAACGACAGTATACACAAGTTTAGTTATGCATTTGGTGTAGAAATAGGAAGTAGCTTAAAATCTGTAGGAGTACAATCTATAAATTATGATGTTTTTGCGGTTGCATTAGAAGAAACTTTAAATGGCAACGAAAAAATTACTAAAGTAGATGCTAGCGATTTAATTCGTAAAAACATTTCTGAGCATAAAGAAAAAGAAGCAAAAAGACAACGTGAAGAAGGCGAAAACTTTTTAGCTAAGAACGCTAAAAGAGAAGGCATAAAAACTACAGAAAGCGGATTACAATACGAGATTTTAACTCCTGCAGATGGCCCAAAACCTACGGCAGATGATAAAGTAGAAGTACATTATGAAGGCAAACTTATAGACGGAACTATTTTTGATAGCTCTATACAACGCGGAGAATCTATTGTTTTTGGTGTATCACAAGTTATAAAAGGATGGACAGAAGCATTACAATTAATGTCTGTTGGCTCTAAATATAGAGTATACATTCCGCAAGAACTAGCTTATGGAGAAAGAGGAGCAGGAGGCCAAATACCTCCTTACGCCGCTTTAATTTTTGATGTAGAATTAATTTCTATTAAATAAAAAGAACCCAGTATAATAAGGGCAAAAGTTAATAACCAACTTTTGCTCTTACTCTACTTAATACCTCATTTGCAACCTCTGTTGCTTTTGCTGCTCCTATTGCCAAAGCAGCATCTACTTCTTCTAGGTTATTCATATAATACTCATACTTTTCACGAGCATCTGCAAACTTAGCTACAATAACCTCAAACAATTCTTGCTTTGCGTGTCCGTAACCATAGTTACCACCTTTATATTTAGCATGCATTTCTTCAACCTGTTCTGGTGTTGCTAATATTTTATACAACTCAAACACATTATCACCTTCTGGCTCTTTAGGATCTTCCATTGGTGTACTATCTGTCTGGATACCCATTATTTGCTTACGCAACTTCTTATCTGTCTGAAACAAATTAATTAAGTTTCCCTTACTCTTACTCATTTTATCGCCATCTGTACCAGGAATAAATTTAGACTCCTCTTGCACTTTACCTTGTGGCAATACAAATGTTTCTCCTAATTGCGCGTGAAACCTAGAAGCTACATCTCTTGTGATTTCTAAATGTTGCATTTGATCTTTACCCACAGGCACAATCTCAGCATCATATAACAATATATCTGCAGCCATTAACATTGGATAAGTAAATAAACCAGCGTTAACATCGTCTAACCTGTCTGCCTTATC containing:
- a CDS encoding acyl-CoA thioesterase; translation: MHTPKDSRTVMTDLVLPSETNPLNNLFGGELLARMDRAASIAARRHSRRIVVTASVNHVAFNRSVPVGSVVTVEAAVSRAFKTSMEIFIDVWIEDRFSGEKTKANEAIYTFVAVDDTGKPTEVPALIPETDLEVERFEAALRRKQLSLVLAGKLKPADATELKAIFVEK
- a CDS encoding SPOR domain-containing protein, with the translated sequence MRTEQYIEELLYRYNCVVIPEFGAFLTQKKSAELDEATNTFTPPTKIVSFNQQVKSNDGLLITYIATAEKSTYEVALEALTKEVEHWKRMLKLGQRIKFASVGELFLNEDEKIQFIPANQVNYLTTSFGLSTVVASPITREVLKEEVVALEEEVPFIITPEKRKTSAFRPYLKYAAIALLAVSTGLTGLRYYNTTVAMQEVAQQDANEQISRSIQEATFFDATPLELPSLSLDIIAKPASQEHYVIAGAFRVQKNANRKIEELKEQGYNALYVGVNKYGLHQVAYASFSDANEGINYLNKIKSSVSSDAWLLSVK
- the dprA gene encoding DNA-processing protein DprA, with translation MTTTELIANLRLQSIPNIGSVTAKKLIAHCGSASKIFSSTKAELLKIDGIGTLKLKNIFDTAHLDAAEEELQFIEKNNIETLYFTDAAYPDYLKHAIDAPILLFKRGNIDLKNRKIISVVGTRKITSYGTAFCEKFIADIAPLNPVIVSGFAYGVDICIQKEAVKHGLQTIGCLAHGLNQIYPKVHSKYTADIEKNGGFLTEFWSTSTPERENFLKRNRIIAGLSEATVVIESAEKGGSLVTADIAHSYNRDVFAVPGRTEDKYSLGCNNLIKQQKAHMITSAADVVYLLDWETQKNKNQNIQKQLFVELSNLEQQIHSYLQTEGKQLLDTIALACNIPVFKTSSTLLNMEMKGAIRPLPGKLFEAI
- a CDS encoding FKBP-type peptidyl-prolyl cis-trans isomerase, giving the protein MKKLVIAAIALFISTASFAQKKKDLIKEVAALKSEASTLKNELNQLKKAKEVNLNDSIHKFSYAFGVEIGSSLKSVGVQSINYDVFAVALEETLNGNEKITKVDASDLIRKNISEHKEKEAKRQREEGENFLAKNAKREGIKTTESGLQYEILTPADGPKPTADDKVEVHYEGKLIDGTIFDSSIQRGESIVFGVSQVIKGWTEALQLMSVGSKYRVYIPQELAYGERGAGGQIPPYAALIFDVELISIK
- the trpS gene encoding tryptophan--tRNA ligase; its protein translation is MARVLTGVQSTGVPHLGNILGAIMPAIDMANDPKNESFLFIADMHSLTQIKNGEELRNNTYAVAATWLAFGLDIEKTVFYRQSDVPQTTELSWYLSCFFPYQRLTLAHSFKDKADRLDDVNAGLFTYPMLMAADILLYDAEIVPVGKDQMQHLEITRDVASRFHAQLGETFVLPQGKVQEESKFIPGTDGDKMSKSKGNLINLFQTDKKLRKQIMGIQTDSTPMEDPKEPEGDNVFELYKILATPEQVEEMHAKYKGGNYGYGHAKQELFEVIVAKFADAREKYEYYMNNLEEVDAALAIGAAKATEVANEVLSRVRAKVGY